A genome region from Glycine max cultivar Williams 82 chromosome 5, Glycine_max_v4.0, whole genome shotgun sequence includes the following:
- the LOC100792712 gene encoding protein DETOXIFICATION 51 has translation MGTKTEEGVDYTLMEGAAEKERLQCWSIRREVKAVVELAFPIGITALIFYARSMVSMLFLGHLGELELAAGSLGMAFANITGYSVLSGLALGMEPMCSQAFGAKRVKVLSLTLHRCVMFLLVCSIPISLLWLNMSSILLLLHQDPNITLMAHTYLIFSLPDLLTHSFLHPIRIYLRAQGVTHPVTLASLAGTLLHLPFNYLLVTRLRLGLAGVAAASAASNLSILLFLGAAVCFTGLHCAAPSRDCFSGWKPLLRLAAPSCVSVCLEWWWYEIMIILCGILVDPTATVASMGILIQTTSLIYVFPSSLGFAVSTRVGNELGANRPSRAKLSAVVSVFLAAIMGFSAMFFAVGMRRRWGRMFTADEDIIRITSMALPILGICELGNCPQTVGCGIVRGMARPNTAANVNLGAFYLVGMPVAVGLGFWFDVGFCGLWLGLLSAQVCCAGLMLYVIGTTDWEFEAHRAQWLTLVEDGVMDGQKQPLTSVVTEAPST, from the coding sequence ATGGGAACAAAAACAGAGGAAGGAGTAGATTACACGTTGATGGAGGGAGCAGCAGAAAAGGAGAGGCTGCAGTGTTGGAGCATAAGGAGAGAAGTGAAAGCGGTGGTGGAGCTGGCGTTTCCGATAGGAATAACGGCGTTGATATTCTACGCGCGTTCCATGGTATCGATGCTGTTCCTGGGACACCTGGGAGAGTTAGAACTGGCAGCAGGGTCCCTAGGAATGGCGTTCGCGAACATCACAGGTTATTCGGTGCTGTCGGGTCTAGCACTTGGGATGGAACCGATGTGCTCGCAAGCCTTCGGAGCAAAACGCGTGAAGGTGTTGTCGTTGACCCTCCACCGCTGCGTCATGTTCCTATTAGTCTGCTCCATCCCAATATCACTCCTTTGGCTCAACATGTCCAGCATCCTCCTTCTCTTGCACCAGGACCCAAACATCACCCTCATGGCCCACACCTACCTCATCTTCTCCCTCCCTGACCTCCTCACCCACTCCTTCCTTCACCCAATCCGCATTTACCTTCGCGCCCAGGGCGTCACCCACCCGGTCACCTTAGCCTCCCTCGCCGGAACCCTCCTCCACCTCCCCTTCAACTACCTCCTCGTCACGCGCCTCCGCCTCGGCCTCGCCGGTGTCGCCGCTGCCTCCGCCGCTTCCAACCTCTCCATCCTCCTCTTCCTCGGAGCCGCCGTTTGTTTCACCGGCCTGCACTGCGCCGCCCCGAGCCGAGACTGTTTCAGCGGCTGGAAGCCGCTGCTTCGGCTCGCCGCGCCGAGCTGCGTCTCTGTTTGCTTGGAGTGGTGGTGGTATGAGATCATGATCATTCTTTGCGGGATTCTCGTGGACCCCACCGCTACCGTTGCTTCCATGGGAATACTCATTCAAACCACTTCACTCATCTATGTTTTCCCCTCCTCGCTTGGTTTCGCGGTTTCCACACGCGTCGGGAACGAGCTCGGAGCGAATCGTCCTTCTCGAGCCAAATTATCCGCGGTGGTTTCTGTTTTTCTCGCCGCGATTATGGGGTTCTCGGCGATGTTTTTCGCCGTCGGGATGCGGCGGCGGTGGGGGAGGATGTTCACCGCCGACGAGGACATAATAAGGATCACGTCGATGGCGCTGCCGATCCTCGGGATTTGTGAACTCGGGAACTGTCCGCAGACGGTGGGGTGCGGCATCGTTAGAGGGATGGCGCGGCCGAACACGGCGGCCAATGTGAACCTGGGCGCGTTCTATTTGGTCGGGATGCCCGTGGCGGTGGGGCTTGGGTTCTGGTTTGACGTTGGGTTCTGTGGGCTGTGGCTGGGCCTGCTCTCGGCCCAGGTGTGTTGCGCGGGACTTATGTTGTATGTGATTGGGACCACCGATTGGGAGTTTGAAGCCCATCGGGCCCAGTGGCTGACGTTGGTCGAAGATGGAGTGATGGACGGACAGAAACAGCCGTTGACAAGCGTTGTTACCGAGGCTCCCTCGACTTGA